From Pseudomonas sp. G2-4:
GCCAGCCAGGTCGAAGCCTATGTCTACGCCCTGGCCCGTTTCGAACCGAAACCCGCGCGTTTCCCCAAGTCCCACAAGACCCACAAGGGCGGCGAGGCGCCGCGCGCACCGCGTACCGTGCGCGAGATGGTCGAGCGGTGCGAAGACGCGCTGCCGATGCCGGACCTGATGACCTGGCTGCTGGAGCAGGAGCCGGACGGCGCCACCGACGAATTGCTGTACTGGTTCTCGCGCCTGTCGCGCGAAAAACGCTTCAAGCGCGAGCGTCTGGAACGCCGCGACTATCACACTCACGAGCATCAGGTCAGCCTGCGCTCCTTCGCCCTGCTCTCGGCCCGCGACACCGCCGCCGAGGATTCTGCGAGCATCCCCCATGCATCTTGATCTATCCGAACTGTCCCATCTGGCGCCGATCTTTCGCGAGCTGTTCAAGGGCTACCACGTCAGCCGCCGCGACCCGGAGCTGTACGCGCAACTGTCCAACTTCCAGGACCAGTACCGCACGCTGTTCAAGGCCTTGGGCTTCGAACTGGTGTGCGATACCCGTGGCTTCTACTACTTCGTGCCGGACCTGGCCGCCGCGGCGGTAAACAAGACCGCCCAGCGCCTGGCGCTGTTCACCTTCATCCTGGTCGAGCATCTGGCCGACCAGGGCCGCGACCCGGTCGCCGTGCTCGACGGTGGCAGCCTGGGCCGCGACGAGTTGCCTTCACTGCTGGAAAAATACCGTGACCTGTTCATCCAGGCCGAAGTGCAGACCCAGGAAGAGCTGGAAGAAAAAATCATGCGCCGCATGACCCAACTGGGCTTTGCCAGCGAGGAAAACGGCGTGTACCGCTTCCTGCCGCCGATGCACCGCTTCCTCGACGTCTGCCTGTCGGTCCAGCAGGATCGCGACCTGGCCGCCAGCCTGCACAGCGTGCTGCCGTTGCCTGTGCCGGTACTGATCGACGAAGACAGCGACGAGAAACTGCTGCAAACCGATGATCCGCTGGACCTCAGCGAATTCGAAGGTGAAAGCGAAGAAGACGCCCTGGCCCGCGCCATTGCCGAAGAACAGGAGACCGACGCATGAGCAAGGAACGCTACGGCATCCGCCGCTTTGCCCTTTTGAACACCGCCGGCTACAGCCTCGGCCTGTTCCCGCTGGAAGAACCGCTGTCGGTGTACGGCGCGAACAACCTCGGTAAATCCGCCTCGATCAACGCCTTGCAGTTCCCGATCCTGGCGCGCATGTCGGACATGAGCTTCGGCAAGTACAGCCTGGAGCAATCCCGGCGGTTCTACTTTGCCTCGGACACCAGCTACATCCTGGTGGAAGTCGCCCTGCCCCATGGCCCACACGTCATCGGCGTGGTCGGTCGCGGCCCCGGCGGCGGTTTCGGTCACCAGTTCTTTGCCTACGCCGGCAAACTGGACCTGGCCCACTATCAGAAAGAC
This genomic window contains:
- the mksE gene encoding Mks condensin complex protein MksE translates to MHLDLSELSHLAPIFRELFKGYHVSRRDPELYAQLSNFQDQYRTLFKALGFELVCDTRGFYYFVPDLAAAAVNKTAQRLALFTFILVEHLADQGRDPVAVLDGGSLGRDELPSLLEKYRDLFIQAEVQTQEELEEKIMRRMTQLGFASEENGVYRFLPPMHRFLDVCLSVQQDRDLAASLHSVLPLPVPVLIDEDSDEKLLQTDDPLDLSEFEGESEEDALARAIAEEQETDA